One region of Salvelinus sp. IW2-2015 linkage group LG1, ASM291031v2, whole genome shotgun sequence genomic DNA includes:
- the LOC111963295 gene encoding G0/G1 switch protein 2, with protein sequence MDTMHEIIPFAKEMLAQKPSRRMLKVYLVGSVIAFLGTVLGLVETVCQPFSSGEPLDAELALLIAREQKTLEVEEERRREEERRLEEVAVVSATEQITIPKKLQQATGVQRCVGAVNRLHAG encoded by the coding sequence ATGGACACCATGCACGAAATCATCCCATTCGCTAAGGAGATGCTGGCGCAGAAGCCCAGCCGGCGCATGTTGAAGGTGTACTTGGTGGGCTCCGTGATTGCCTTCTTGGGAACGGTTCTGGGCCTGGTGGAAACAGTCTGCCAGCCCTTCTCCTCCGGGGAGCCGCTGGACGCCGAGCTGGCTCTGCTGATAGCCCGGGAGCAGAAGAcactggaggtggaggaggaaaggagacgggaggaggaaaggagactggaggaggtagCAGTAGTTTCAGCCACCGAGCAGATCACCATTCCCAAGAAGCTGCAACAGGCGACGGGGGTTCAGAGATGCGTTGGTGCTGTCAACCGACTGCACGCCGGGTAA
- the ldlrad2 gene encoding low-density lipoprotein receptor class A domain-containing protein 2 isoform X1 — protein MANKGTQLQSLSKVFVLLSIMTVKTNPLETVNVVDFCGQNIQGDGMIVNSHQESKKYYFVTMGTDCHLTMQAASPKDKVQFHFRFFLVYSLLRLAPQSPSPLFPESPESTPVVEQGDPCHAGSYIQFYDGRDKNSPPIGPTLCGKSPPRPVLSTGNHLTLRLVTQGTLPRVDFVGDFTSFRLGFNQSACSSEPYFPCRNGKCIPMSLVCDEKGIDNCGDGSDLEDHLPSGCKGHSAGQLAPAQAPPPAVTPPPPVLNAPTLPMSTNRDCGTPDGVPHHDSVTDSPPYLSLLALYIALGVIAGVVLLCWCCWSPGWFLWRISICRFLPCCNSACASCQLCARSCAQNKEHRPAKVSPQGQVPTNGAALSTLTTSTANATTLAV, from the exons ATGGCCAACAAGGGGACTCAACTTCAGAGCCTGTCAAAGGTGTTTGTTCTGCTCAGCATAATGACAGTCAAGACCAATCCACTTGAGACGG TCAACGTGGTGGACTTCTGTGGCCAGAACATCCAGGGCGATGGGATGATAGTCAACTCACACCAGGAGTCCAAGAAGTACTACTTTGTCACCATGGGAACGGACTGCCATCTCACCATGCAGGCCGCATCCCCCAAGGACAAG GTCCAGTTCCATTTCCGCTTCTTCCTGGTCTACAGCCTGCTTCGTTTAGCACCCCAAAGTCCATCCCCCCTCTTCCCTGAGTCCCCTGAGTCGACTCCAGTGGTGGAGCAAGGGGACCCATGTCATGCGGGATCATACATTCAGTTCTATGACGGGCGGGACAAGAACTCGCCTCCTATTGGACCAACGCTGTGTGGGAAGAGCCCACCTCGCCCGGTGCTGTCCACAGGGAATCACCTGACCCTGCGTCTGGTGACTCAAGGTACCCTGCCTCGAGTGGATTTCGTGGGGGACTTCACCTCCTTCAGACTGG gttttaaccaatcagcgtgCAGCAGTGAGCCTTACTTCCCATGTCGGAATGGGAAGTGTATCCCCATGAGTCTGGTGTGTGATGAAAAGGGCATTGATAACTGTGGGGACGGGAGTGACTTGGAGGATCACCTGCCCTCAGGGTGCAAAGGTCACTCAG CAGGTCAGCTGGCCCCAGCCCAAGCCCCTCCCCCAGCAGTGACCCCACCACCCCCTGTCTTAAACGCGCCAACTTTGCCCATGTCCACCAATAGGGACTGTGGCACTCCAGACGGCGTACCCCATCACGACTCAGTGACAG ATTCTCCTCCCTACCTGTCCCTTTTGGCTCTCTACATCGCCTTGGGTGTGATAGCTGGCGTGGTCCTGCTGTGCTGGTGCTGCTGGTCTCCAGGCTGGTTCCTCTGGAGGATCAGCATCTGCCGCTTCTTACCATGCTGTAACTCAGCCTGTGCCTCCTGCCAGCTCTGTGCCCGTAGCTGTGCCCAGAACAAGGAGCACCGACCAGCTAAGGTCTCACCACAAGGACAGGTCCCAACCAACGGTGCTGCCTTGTCCACCCTCACCACATCCACTGCTAACGCCACCACTCTCGCTGTGtag
- the ldlrad2 gene encoding low-density lipoprotein receptor class A domain-containing protein 2 isoform X3, which produces MANKGTQLQSLSKVFVLLSIMTVKTNPLETVNVVDFCGQNIQGDGMIVNSHQESKKYYFVTMGTDCHLTMQAASPKDKVQFHFRFFLVYSLLRLAPQSPSPLFPESPESTPVVEQGDPCHAGSYIQFYDGRDKNSPPIGPTLCGKSPPRPVLSTGNHLTLRLVTQGFNQSACSSEPYFPCRNGKCIPMSLVCDEKGIDNCGDGSDLEDHLPSGCKGHSAGQLAPAQAPPPAVTPPPPVLNAPTLPMSTNRDCGTPDGVPHHDSVTDSPPYLSLLALYIALGVIAGVVLLCWCCWSPGWFLWRISICRFLPCCNSACASCQLCARSCAQNKEHRPAKVSPQGQVPTNGAALSTLTTSTANATTLAV; this is translated from the exons ATGGCCAACAAGGGGACTCAACTTCAGAGCCTGTCAAAGGTGTTTGTTCTGCTCAGCATAATGACAGTCAAGACCAATCCACTTGAGACGG TCAACGTGGTGGACTTCTGTGGCCAGAACATCCAGGGCGATGGGATGATAGTCAACTCACACCAGGAGTCCAAGAAGTACTACTTTGTCACCATGGGAACGGACTGCCATCTCACCATGCAGGCCGCATCCCCCAAGGACAAG GTCCAGTTCCATTTCCGCTTCTTCCTGGTCTACAGCCTGCTTCGTTTAGCACCCCAAAGTCCATCCCCCCTCTTCCCTGAGTCCCCTGAGTCGACTCCAGTGGTGGAGCAAGGGGACCCATGTCATGCGGGATCATACATTCAGTTCTATGACGGGCGGGACAAGAACTCGCCTCCTATTGGACCAACGCTGTGTGGGAAGAGCCCACCTCGCCCGGTGCTGTCCACAGGGAATCACCTGACCCTGCGTCTGGTGACTCAAG gttttaaccaatcagcgtgCAGCAGTGAGCCTTACTTCCCATGTCGGAATGGGAAGTGTATCCCCATGAGTCTGGTGTGTGATGAAAAGGGCATTGATAACTGTGGGGACGGGAGTGACTTGGAGGATCACCTGCCCTCAGGGTGCAAAGGTCACTCAG CAGGTCAGCTGGCCCCAGCCCAAGCCCCTCCCCCAGCAGTGACCCCACCACCCCCTGTCTTAAACGCGCCAACTTTGCCCATGTCCACCAATAGGGACTGTGGCACTCCAGACGGCGTACCCCATCACGACTCAGTGACAG ATTCTCCTCCCTACCTGTCCCTTTTGGCTCTCTACATCGCCTTGGGTGTGATAGCTGGCGTGGTCCTGCTGTGCTGGTGCTGCTGGTCTCCAGGCTGGTTCCTCTGGAGGATCAGCATCTGCCGCTTCTTACCATGCTGTAACTCAGCCTGTGCCTCCTGCCAGCTCTGTGCCCGTAGCTGTGCCCAGAACAAGGAGCACCGACCAGCTAAGGTCTCACCACAAGGACAGGTCCCAACCAACGGTGCTGCCTTGTCCACCCTCACCACATCCACTGCTAACGCCACCACTCTCGCTGTGtag
- the ldlrad2 gene encoding low-density lipoprotein receptor class A domain-containing protein 2 isoform X2: MANKGTQLQSLSKVFVLLSIMTVKTNPLETVNVVDFCGQNIQGDGMIVNSHQESKKYYFVTMGTDCHLTMQAASPKDKVQFHFRFFLVYSLLRLAPQSPSPLFPESPESTPVVEQGDPCHAGSYIQFYDGRDKNSPPIGPTLCGKSPPRPVLSTGNHLTLRLVTQGTLPRVDFVGDFTSFRLGFNQSACSSEPYFPCRNGKCIPMSLVCDEKGIDNCGDGSDLEDHLPSGCKGHSGQLAPAQAPPPAVTPPPPVLNAPTLPMSTNRDCGTPDGVPHHDSVTDSPPYLSLLALYIALGVIAGVVLLCWCCWSPGWFLWRISICRFLPCCNSACASCQLCARSCAQNKEHRPAKVSPQGQVPTNGAALSTLTTSTANATTLAV, encoded by the exons ATGGCCAACAAGGGGACTCAACTTCAGAGCCTGTCAAAGGTGTTTGTTCTGCTCAGCATAATGACAGTCAAGACCAATCCACTTGAGACGG TCAACGTGGTGGACTTCTGTGGCCAGAACATCCAGGGCGATGGGATGATAGTCAACTCACACCAGGAGTCCAAGAAGTACTACTTTGTCACCATGGGAACGGACTGCCATCTCACCATGCAGGCCGCATCCCCCAAGGACAAG GTCCAGTTCCATTTCCGCTTCTTCCTGGTCTACAGCCTGCTTCGTTTAGCACCCCAAAGTCCATCCCCCCTCTTCCCTGAGTCCCCTGAGTCGACTCCAGTGGTGGAGCAAGGGGACCCATGTCATGCGGGATCATACATTCAGTTCTATGACGGGCGGGACAAGAACTCGCCTCCTATTGGACCAACGCTGTGTGGGAAGAGCCCACCTCGCCCGGTGCTGTCCACAGGGAATCACCTGACCCTGCGTCTGGTGACTCAAGGTACCCTGCCTCGAGTGGATTTCGTGGGGGACTTCACCTCCTTCAGACTGG gttttaaccaatcagcgtgCAGCAGTGAGCCTTACTTCCCATGTCGGAATGGGAAGTGTATCCCCATGAGTCTGGTGTGTGATGAAAAGGGCATTGATAACTGTGGGGACGGGAGTGACTTGGAGGATCACCTGCCCTCAGGGTGCAAAGGTCACTCAG GTCAGCTGGCCCCAGCCCAAGCCCCTCCCCCAGCAGTGACCCCACCACCCCCTGTCTTAAACGCGCCAACTTTGCCCATGTCCACCAATAGGGACTGTGGCACTCCAGACGGCGTACCCCATCACGACTCAGTGACAG ATTCTCCTCCCTACCTGTCCCTTTTGGCTCTCTACATCGCCTTGGGTGTGATAGCTGGCGTGGTCCTGCTGTGCTGGTGCTGCTGGTCTCCAGGCTGGTTCCTCTGGAGGATCAGCATCTGCCGCTTCTTACCATGCTGTAACTCAGCCTGTGCCTCCTGCCAGCTCTGTGCCCGTAGCTGTGCCCAGAACAAGGAGCACCGACCAGCTAAGGTCTCACCACAAGGACAGGTCCCAACCAACGGTGCTGCCTTGTCCACCCTCACCACATCCACTGCTAACGCCACCACTCTCGCTGTGtag